In Halalkalicoccus sp. NIPERK01, one DNA window encodes the following:
- a CDS encoding 2,3-butanediol dehydrogenase codes for MRAARFHDSGDVRVEDIESTPVGETDIRIEIEACGICGSDLHEYRIGPHITSREPNPRTGQNIPITLGHEFSGTVSEVGAGVSRIATGDRVTVEPNIPCGDCLYCEDGKYNLCKNAAAVGFHTGAGGFAENAVVPEQQVHVLPDDVTLEDGALVEPLAVGLHAVRQSGLQAGDTVGVFGCGPIGLTVVRAATAAGAKRIFVSEPNESRREVALELGADVGIDPMDQDAVDAIKKETDDGVEIAFEFAGIGPAFNAAVQSTQRDGTITVGSLNDSDISTNINDIVTTERKVVGTNCYGFPPRSFRTEFDAIIQSLAAGDIDTDAFITGRIDLKDITEEGFEALLDSETDHVKILVEP; via the coding sequence ATGAGAGCAGCACGATTCCACGACAGCGGAGACGTTCGTGTAGAGGACATCGAAAGTACCCCCGTCGGTGAGACGGATATCCGCATCGAGATTGAAGCCTGTGGTATCTGCGGGTCCGATCTGCACGAGTACCGGATCGGTCCCCACATCACGTCCCGAGAACCGAACCCCCGAACCGGACAAAACATCCCGATCACGTTGGGCCACGAGTTCAGCGGGACGGTGAGCGAGGTCGGCGCGGGGGTGTCGCGCATCGCCACCGGCGATCGCGTGACGGTCGAGCCGAACATTCCCTGTGGCGACTGTCTCTACTGTGAGGACGGGAAGTACAATCTCTGTAAAAACGCCGCCGCCGTCGGGTTCCACACCGGGGCTGGCGGGTTCGCGGAGAACGCAGTCGTTCCCGAACAGCAGGTGCACGTTCTCCCCGACGACGTCACGCTGGAGGACGGCGCGCTCGTCGAACCGCTCGCCGTCGGCCTCCATGCGGTTCGGCAGTCGGGGCTCCAGGCGGGCGACACGGTCGGCGTGTTCGGCTGTGGTCCGATCGGACTCACGGTCGTCCGCGCCGCGACTGCGGCCGGGGCGAAGCGCATATTCGTGTCGGAACCGAACGAGAGCCGCCGCGAGGTCGCTCTCGAACTCGGGGCCGACGTCGGCATCGATCCGATGGACCAAGACGCAGTCGACGCGATCAAGAAAGAGACCGACGACGGTGTGGAGATCGCATTCGAGTTCGCCGGAATCGGTCCCGCGTTCAACGCAGCCGTCCAGAGTACACAGCGCGACGGAACGATCACGGTCGGGAGTCTCAACGATTCTGATATATCAACTAACATAAACGATATCGTCACGACCGAACGGAAGGTCGTGGGAACGAACTGCTACGGGTTCCCCCCGCGGTCGTTCAGGACCGAGTTCGACGCCATCATCCAGTCGCTCGCGGCTGGCGACATCGACACCGACGCGTTCATCACCGGCCGAATCGACCTTAAGGACATCACTGAGGAGGGCTTCGAGGCGTTGCTCGACTCCGAGACGGATCACGTGAAGATCCTAGTCGAACCGTAA
- the iolM gene encoding scyllo-inosose 3-dehydrogenase, protein MRALVLDADWSPRSDYDLSESEQETRKAMNSAAVWKDPSMSVEQRSRPTPDDDEVLVRVRYAGICGSDVAMIETDDDGYMHYSAYTRFPNVTGHEFSGEVVETGADADLFDEGDLVTAEVTDYCGRCQMCRQGFHGHCENFEQVGFTIPGAFSEYVAVPEKILWNIDPLWESYDDEETVLKAGATIEPSTISYYGLFQRADGILPGDYHVYHGLGPIGLTGMNVSRAAGAGKVIGFEPSDRRRAVANELGFEHVYNPIDTDPVEVVNELTRGEGADVHVETAGAVTQTYPAIQDSLAERANVVHISNAATAPEVELRKLQGNSAQLYGSEGHTGHQVYPRVIRLMAAGHLDNLPIVTSTFGLSDADNAIEQAAERVDGKVLIEM, encoded by the coding sequence ATGCGGGCACTCGTACTCGATGCCGACTGGAGTCCCCGATCCGACTACGACCTCTCCGAGTCGGAGCAGGAGACGAGAAAAGCGATGAACAGCGCCGCCGTCTGGAAGGACCCGTCCATGTCGGTCGAGCAGCGATCGCGGCCGACGCCGGACGACGACGAAGTGCTCGTCCGGGTTCGGTACGCGGGCATCTGCGGGAGCGACGTCGCGATGATCGAGACCGACGACGACGGCTACATGCATTACTCGGCGTACACGCGCTTTCCGAACGTTACCGGACACGAGTTCTCGGGGGAGGTCGTCGAGACCGGCGCCGACGCGGACCTGTTCGACGAGGGCGATCTCGTAACGGCCGAAGTGACTGATTACTGTGGCCGATGTCAGATGTGCCGACAGGGCTTTCATGGTCACTGCGAGAACTTCGAACAAGTCGGCTTTACCATCCCTGGCGCGTTCAGCGAGTACGTCGCTGTTCCTGAAAAGATTCTCTGGAACATCGACCCGTTATGGGAGAGCTACGACGACGAAGAGACGGTTCTAAAAGCCGGAGCGACGATCGAGCCGAGCACCATTTCCTACTACGGCCTGTTTCAACGGGCCGATGGCATACTCCCGGGCGACTATCACGTCTACCATGGTCTCGGACCGATCGGACTAACTGGCATGAACGTCTCGCGGGCTGCAGGCGCAGGCAAGGTCATCGGATTCGAACCATCGGATCGACGACGCGCCGTCGCTAACGAACTCGGCTTTGAACACGTTTACAACCCGATCGATACGGATCCGGTAGAGGTAGTCAATGAACTGACTCGAGGTGAGGGAGCTGACGTCCACGTCGAAACAGCCGGTGCGGTGACACAGACGTATCCGGCGATTCAAGACTCGCTCGCGGAGCGGGCGAACGTTGTCCACATCAGTAACGCGGCGACGGCGCCCGAGGTCGAACTCCGGAAACTCCAAGGAAACAGTGCACAGCTCTACGGCTCCGAGGGTCATACTGGTCATCAAGTGTACCCCCGAGTGATTCGTCTAATGGCCGCAGGCCACCTCGACAACCTTCCGATAGTTACTTCGACGTTCGGTCTTTCGGACGCGGACAACGCAATCGAACAAGCCGCTGAACGCGTCGACGGGAAGGTCCTGATTGAGATGTGA
- a CDS encoding sugar phosphate isomerase/epimerase, with amino-acid sequence MGTGYATIMYGAEEIEHALGDIAACQYDGVEIGIEKIRAAGAENVDRWIDDYGLELYLAMGEWIETEAAVERMVDVMPTIADLGAEFVGILPPQRGRHDESTVEGWLSRISDAALDDGVRPLVHHHGATAVEQPDEIRHYLDAVDGLELVFDTAHYYPYGENYPEGDVTDGIERFADDIAYVHLKDIDPVKDFTSNRDALSNADFHLDNVINYFRSFVDLGQGILDFEGINEALSEAGYDGHYTIEIENQTEKRLVHAKQNYDVWQQVRGD; translated from the coding sequence ATGGGTACCGGATACGCCACGATAATGTACGGCGCTGAGGAGATCGAGCACGCACTCGGCGACATCGCCGCCTGCCAGTACGACGGGGTCGAGATAGGTATCGAAAAGATCCGAGCCGCGGGGGCCGAGAACGTCGACCGGTGGATCGACGACTACGGACTTGAGCTCTACCTCGCCATGGGAGAGTGGATCGAAACCGAGGCGGCGGTCGAACGAATGGTCGACGTAATGCCGACGATTGCCGACCTCGGGGCCGAGTTCGTCGGAATACTGCCACCACAGCGCGGTCGACACGACGAATCGACCGTCGAAGGGTGGCTGTCGCGGATAAGCGACGCGGCCCTCGATGACGGGGTGAGGCCGCTTGTCCACCATCACGGCGCGACGGCGGTCGAGCAACCCGACGAGATACGCCACTACCTCGACGCCGTCGACGGGCTGGAACTCGTGTTCGACACCGCCCACTACTACCCGTACGGCGAGAACTACCCCGAGGGAGACGTCACCGACGGCATCGAGCGGTTCGCCGACGACATCGCCTACGTCCACCTCAAGGACATCGACCCGGTCAAGGACTTCACCTCGAACCGTGACGCGCTGTCGAACGCCGACTTCCATCTCGACAACGTCATCAATTACTTCCGATCGTTCGTCGACCTCGGACAAGGTATTCTCGATTTCGAGGGGATAAACGAGGCGCTGTCGGAGGCCGGCTACGACGGCCACTACACCATCGAGATCGAGAACCAAACGGAGAAACGGCTCGTCCACGCGAAGCAGAACTACGACGTCTGGCAGCAGGTTCGCGGCGACTGA
- a CDS encoding Gfo/Idh/MocA family protein — translation MQFGVIGCGTVAQIMHIPYLAELPDAELYAFVDPAEDRATELGDRYNVPHVYATHEPLLEERGDELDAVIVLTPAQAHADVVVDALDAGIHTLVEKPIAATLEDATAMVEADEVSDATAMVAYMKRYDPSYERARERIDGLEAIDLVTAYDVDPDHGRIIDEVYDLVGGSPPSDLIEESAAKRRSDIEQAIGTDDEVLTDAYDFQLDHLCHDVNALRGLFGEVERIDHVDVFAGGRYASAHLVYEDGVRCVLETGDSDRKWFEEFIRVDGPDGMVEVDFSNPFIKNTPTELRVKRGIEELSETVSTPSYDESFKREIAYFIQCVEGDADVRTTFAEAREDLRVIVDLFRAYQGERPRTDREG, via the coding sequence ATGCAATTCGGAGTCATCGGTTGTGGCACGGTCGCACAGATCATGCACATCCCCTACCTAGCGGAGCTCCCGGACGCAGAGCTGTACGCATTCGTCGACCCGGCCGAAGACCGGGCTACCGAACTTGGGGACAGGTACAACGTCCCCCACGTGTACGCGACCCACGAACCGCTTCTCGAAGAACGCGGCGACGAACTCGACGCGGTGATCGTCCTCACGCCGGCGCAGGCGCACGCGGACGTCGTCGTCGACGCGTTGGATGCGGGCATCCACACGCTCGTCGAGAAACCGATCGCGGCGACGCTCGAGGACGCGACCGCGATGGTCGAGGCGGACGAGGTCTCCGACGCGACGGCGATGGTCGCGTACATGAAACGGTACGATCCCTCCTACGAGCGGGCTCGAGAGCGGATCGACGGCCTCGAGGCCATCGACCTCGTCACGGCCTACGACGTGGATCCCGACCACGGACGGATCATCGACGAGGTGTACGACCTCGTCGGTGGGAGCCCCCCTTCGGACCTCATCGAGGAGAGCGCCGCCAAGCGACGGAGCGACATCGAGCAAGCGATCGGAACCGACGACGAGGTGCTCACGGACGCCTACGACTTCCAGCTCGACCACCTCTGTCACGACGTGAACGCGCTCCGCGGACTGTTCGGCGAGGTCGAGCGCATCGATCACGTCGACGTCTTCGCCGGGGGGCGGTACGCGTCAGCGCACCTCGTCTACGAGGACGGCGTTCGGTGTGTACTGGAAACCGGCGACTCTGACCGGAAGTGGTTCGAGGAGTTCATCCGCGTCGACGGACCCGACGGAATGGTCGAGGTCGACTTCTCGAACCCGTTCATCAAGAACACACCGACCGAACTCCGCGTCAAACGGGGCATCGAGGAACTCTCGGAGACGGTCTCCACGCCGTCGTACGACGAGAGTTTCAAACGGGAGATAGCGTACTTCATCCAGTGTGTCGAGGGCGACGCCGATGTCCGCACCACGTTCGCCGAGGCGCGCGAGGACCTCCGTGTCATCGTCGACCTCTTCCGGGCGTACCAGGGCGAGCGCCCCCGAACCGATCGGGAGGGGTAA
- the solA gene encoding N-methyl-L-tryptophan oxidase, producing MTRSANHYDVIIIGVGGMGSAATYHLSKRGHDVLGLEQFDIPHENGFNHGVTRIIRKAYLEDPEYVPLVHRAYENWRTLQEENGRKLLHLHGSVTAGRPDERNFNGTIGVCEEHDLPFEVLRSDELSARFPGYQLPDGFKGVYQPDGGFLASDRCLVAHVEKAFNNGGEIHAREWVRDWDATSSGIRVESEDDVYTADRLVISAGPWAQELVEKLQANATPERQVLGWLPPDEPPNFIPERFPVFTVTLDGEPFYGLPTVEVPGFKIGRHHHLEQETTPATLDETPRPEDERPLRDAAEEYFPGNAGPTMRLTTCL from the coding sequence ATGACGAGATCAGCTAATCACTACGACGTCATCATTATCGGCGTCGGTGGTATGGGAAGTGCAGCAACGTATCACTTATCAAAGCGCGGGCACGACGTTCTCGGATTAGAACAGTTCGACATTCCTCACGAGAACGGTTTCAATCACGGCGTCACTCGGATCATTCGCAAGGCGTATCTCGAGGACCCGGAATATGTACCCCTTGTTCACCGAGCTTACGAAAACTGGAGAACGTTACAGGAGGAGAACGGACGCAAGTTGCTTCACCTTCACGGGTCGGTTACGGCGGGTCGACCGGACGAGAGGAATTTCAACGGTACGATTGGGGTCTGCGAAGAACACGATTTGCCGTTCGAAGTGCTGAGAAGCGACGAACTCTCGGCCCGATTTCCCGGGTATCAGCTACCGGACGGATTCAAAGGCGTGTACCAGCCCGACGGCGGCTTTCTCGCGTCCGACCGGTGTCTCGTCGCTCACGTCGAAAAGGCGTTCAATAACGGTGGCGAGATACACGCTCGAGAGTGGGTCCGCGACTGGGACGCGACCTCGTCAGGCATTCGCGTCGAGAGCGAGGACGACGTGTATACGGCGGACAGACTCGTCATCAGCGCCGGTCCGTGGGCCCAAGAACTCGTTGAGAAACTTCAGGCGAACGCGACTCCTGAACGTCAGGTACTCGGTTGGTTACCGCCTGACGAACCACCGAACTTCATCCCCGAACGCTTCCCGGTTTTCACTGTGACGCTAGACGGCGAACCGTTCTACGGTCTCCCGACGGTCGAGGTTCCGGGGTTCAAGATTGGCCGCCACCACCACCTCGAACAGGAGACGACACCCGCCACCCTCGACGAAACCCCGCGTCCAGAGGATGAGAGGCCCCTCCGTGACGCCGCGGAGGAGTACTTCCCCGGCAATGCTGGTCCGACGATGCGACTCACGACCTGTCTATAA
- a CDS encoding hydroxypyruvate isomerase family protein produces the protein MIYEDVPFVDRIDRVADHGFDTVEFWTWPDKDLDAVEARLDEHDVSVAGMAANTEPRRPEELERALTDPTKQDAVVGDIEESIEVAERFDCPNLIVLVGPEVEDYTRAEMYESVVACLREVAPTAEAAGVTLIVEPLNTTVDHGGYFFEESSVGFDIVREVESPAVKINFDIYHQQITEGNIISTITENLDAIGHVHVADVPGRHEPGTGELNYPNILAVLDDAGYDRHVGFEYSAAGDDDRALAAIRELVTE, from the coding sequence ATGATCTACGAGGACGTGCCGTTCGTCGACCGCATCGACCGCGTCGCCGATCACGGCTTCGACACCGTCGAGTTCTGGACCTGGCCCGACAAGGACCTCGACGCCGTCGAGGCCCGCCTCGACGAACACGACGTGTCCGTCGCCGGGATGGCCGCGAACACGGAACCCCGGCGTCCCGAGGAACTCGAGCGGGCGTTGACGGACCCGACGAAGCAGGACGCCGTCGTCGGCGATATCGAGGAGTCGATCGAGGTCGCAGAGCGGTTCGACTGCCCGAACCTCATCGTCCTCGTCGGACCGGAGGTAGAGGACTACACGCGCGCAGAGATGTACGAGAGCGTCGTCGCCTGCCTCCGGGAAGTCGCGCCGACGGCCGAAGCCGCGGGCGTCACGCTGATCGTCGAGCCGCTCAACACTACCGTCGACCACGGGGGCTACTTCTTCGAAGAGTCGAGCGTCGGCTTCGACATCGTCCGCGAGGTCGAGAGTCCCGCGGTGAAGATCAACTTCGACATCTACCATCAGCAGATCACCGAAGGTAACATCATCTCGACCATCACGGAGAACCTCGACGCCATCGGTCACGTCCACGTCGCGGACGTCCCGGGCCGCCACGAACCCGGGACGGGAGAGCTGAACTATCCGAACATCCTCGCCGTGCTCGACGACGCGGGATACGACCGCCACGTCGGGTTCGAGTACAGCGCCGCGGGGGACGACGACCGAGCACTAGCCGCGATCCGAGAACTCGTGACGGAGTAG
- a CDS encoding universal stress protein: MPRSIDSILLAAGPSDRDHVDTLLDEALAVAAPTGATVHLLHVFPRNEYEDLLEQMQIESAGGTIPPDELAARHDSISTPAARLEESDVDYEILGVIGDPDSEIVRMANDLDVDRIVIGGASRSPAGKAVFGDHAQQVLLNGSCPVMYVQRD; this comes from the coding sequence ATGCCAAGGTCGATAGACAGCATTCTTCTCGCTGCCGGTCCGAGCGACCGTGATCACGTCGATACACTGCTCGACGAAGCACTCGCCGTTGCAGCCCCGACCGGAGCGACGGTCCATCTCCTCCACGTGTTCCCGCGCAATGAGTACGAGGATCTCCTCGAACAGATGCAGATCGAATCCGCAGGTGGCACCATCCCACCCGACGAACTCGCGGCACGCCACGACAGCATCAGTACGCCAGCGGCCCGACTCGAGGAGTCCGACGTCGACTACGAGATCCTCGGTGTCATCGGGGATCCGGATTCCGAAATCGTTCGCATGGCGAACGACCTCGACGTCGACCGTATCGTCATCGGAGGGGCCAGTCGGTCGCCGGCCGGCAAGGCCGTTTTCGGCGACCACGCCCAGCAGGTACTCCTCAACGGGTCCTGTCCCGTGATGTACGTCCAGCGGGACTGA
- a CDS encoding mandelate racemase/muconate lactonizing enzyme family protein, translating to MYEDFASKLAATMWADFDDKPDRTDGHPAEITDLSTTVIDGNFPWTIVTVETDEGVTGIGEAYPSPGVHEVISDYLRPVLVGENPTDVERLYNLMRASLSGRGSQQGIGTIAISGVEIALWDAAGKLLHQPIYQLLGGKMREEVMVYADCHAGEAMVESAEEGQQEETYQPEAYARAARMAVDDGFDLVKFDLDVPSGRELNRKSRHFDPPEIEHKRRIVEAVTEEVGTDAEVGVDLHWNFNPETAERLCRAIEPYDLAYVEDPLPPENVDALRELKRRVDVPLLTGENCYGRHDFRDLIGKQAVDFLAPDVPKTGGIAETKKIADMAEAYYQTLVPHNIGSPVATVATAHVGATVPNFYGLEYHAREVGWWEDLVVGDDLIQGGTMAVPDEPGLGIELDWNVVREHEKS from the coding sequence ATGTACGAGGACTTCGCGTCGAAGCTCGCCGCCACGATGTGGGCGGATTTCGACGACAAACCCGACCGTACCGACGGCCACCCGGCCGAGATCACCGACCTATCGACGACCGTAATCGACGGGAACTTCCCGTGGACGATCGTCACCGTCGAGACCGACGAGGGCGTGACGGGGATCGGGGAAGCGTATCCCTCGCCAGGCGTCCACGAGGTCATCTCCGACTACCTTCGACCCGTCCTCGTCGGGGAGAATCCGACCGACGTCGAGCGCCTCTACAACTTGATGCGCGCGAGTCTCTCGGGACGTGGTTCCCAACAGGGTATCGGGACGATCGCCATCAGCGGCGTCGAGATCGCACTCTGGGACGCCGCCGGCAAACTCCTCCACCAGCCGATCTACCAGCTGCTCGGCGGCAAAATGCGGGAAGAAGTGATGGTGTACGCCGACTGCCACGCCGGTGAAGCGATGGTCGAATCCGCAGAGGAGGGCCAACAGGAGGAGACGTACCAGCCCGAGGCCTACGCGCGTGCCGCTCGTATGGCGGTCGACGACGGCTTCGATCTCGTGAAGTTCGACCTCGACGTCCCGTCCGGACGGGAACTCAACCGGAAGTCGCGCCACTTCGACCCGCCGGAGATCGAGCACAAGCGCCGCATCGTCGAGGCCGTGACCGAGGAGGTCGGAACCGACGCCGAGGTCGGCGTCGACCTTCACTGGAACTTCAACCCCGAGACGGCAGAACGGCTCTGTCGCGCCATCGAGCCGTACGATCTCGCGTACGTCGAGGACCCGCTCCCGCCGGAGAACGTCGACGCGCTGCGCGAACTGAAACGGCGCGTCGACGTGCCGTTGCTGACCGGCGAGAACTGCTACGGCCGACATGACTTCCGCGACCTGATCGGAAAACAGGCCGTCGACTTCCTCGCACCCGACGTTCCGAAGACCGGCGGGATCGCCGAGACGAAGAAGATCGCCGACATGGCCGAGGCCTACTATCAGACGCTCGTCCCCCACAACATCGGGAGTCCCGTCGCCACCGTCGCGACCGCACACGTCGGCGCGACGGTCCCGAACTTCTACGGCCTCGAGTACCACGCCCGGGAAGTCGGGTGGTGGGAGGACCTCGTCGTAGGTGACGATCTGATTCAGGGCGGGACCATGGCTGTACCCGACGAACCCGGACTGGGCATCGAACTCGACTGGAACGTCGTCCGCGAACACGAGAAGTCGTAG
- a CDS encoding HpcH/HpaI aldolase/citrate lyase family protein, which yields MTDRTKEAIESGAHPIGTWISIGHPTVAEVNARLGLDFLVIDIEHTTINLETVEDMARAVDAAPGETDTVVRVPWNDPVRIKRVIDIGVAGIMVPMIGSAKEARDLVNALRYPPEGIRGIAGSRATGYGRNMEEYVTTANGSILTIAQIETEDGLDNVAEIANVDGIDALFVGPADLSGTLGMFAEWEREEFRDAVEHVIETGHEAGVPVGTLTVDLNDIESTVRDGFDFLIAGKDTTQMMESTERAIETYENALASSPVSDR from the coding sequence ATGACCGATCGAACCAAAGAGGCCATCGAATCCGGAGCCCATCCGATCGGCACGTGGATCTCGATCGGGCATCCCACGGTCGCGGAGGTCAATGCCCGCCTCGGCCTCGACTTCCTCGTCATCGACATAGAGCATACGACGATCAATCTCGAGACCGTCGAGGACATGGCGCGGGCGGTCGACGCCGCGCCGGGCGAGACCGACACCGTCGTTCGGGTCCCGTGGAACGATCCGGTTCGGATAAAACGCGTTATCGACATCGGCGTCGCCGGCATCATGGTTCCCATGATCGGCTCGGCGAAGGAAGCCCGGGATCTCGTCAATGCGCTTCGGTATCCGCCGGAGGGGATCCGCGGTATCGCGGGAAGTCGCGCGACGGGCTACGGACGAAACATGGAGGAGTACGTCACCACCGCGAACGGATCGATCCTCACGATCGCGCAGATCGAGACCGAGGACGGGTTGGATAACGTAGCGGAGATCGCCAACGTCGACGGTATTGACGCCTTGTTCGTCGGGCCCGCCGACCTCTCGGGAACGCTCGGCATGTTCGCCGAGTGGGAACGCGAGGAGTTCAGGGACGCGGTCGAACACGTCATCGAGACGGGACACGAAGCGGGGGTCCCCGTCGGAACGCTCACGGTCGATCTGAACGACATCGAATCGACTGTTCGGGACGGCTTCGACTTCCTCATCGCGGGCAAAGACACCACGCAAATGATGGAAAGCACCGAGCGCGCCATCGAGACGTACGAGAACGCGCTCGCCTCCTCACCGGTCTCGGACCGCTGA
- a CDS encoding SDR family NAD(P)-dependent oxidoreductase has protein sequence MGRTKFDFEGETVIVTGGSSGIGRAIALEFGRAGATVLNADIRATSKDVDAQTPTHEAIEADGGTAEFVETDVSDPDALAAVVERAEEIGVDGQNSTARRTSSPGVDVMVNNAGVFVREEMLDVSIDDFEFIHDINSKGVFCGCQVAGQAMKDRGEGGVIINTASISSTHAQKNQVPYDSTKGAIRMITRGAALEFAEHDVRVNAVAPGHIATEFGAGAEKKEQAVVADDLVKPIPLDRPGYPEDVAPAVLFLASDQAGYVTGETMYVDGGWQVF, from the coding sequence ATGGGACGGACGAAGTTCGATTTCGAGGGAGAGACCGTTATCGTGACTGGCGGCAGTTCCGGGATCGGGCGTGCGATCGCGTTGGAGTTCGGACGGGCGGGCGCGACGGTGCTGAACGCCGATATCCGTGCGACATCGAAGGACGTCGATGCGCAAACCCCCACACACGAAGCGATCGAAGCCGACGGAGGAACCGCGGAGTTCGTCGAGACGGACGTATCGGATCCCGACGCGTTGGCTGCCGTCGTCGAGCGAGCCGAAGAGATCGGTGTCGACGGACAGAACTCGACTGCTCGGAGGACGTCGTCCCCCGGCGTCGACGTGATGGTCAACAACGCGGGTGTGTTCGTGCGTGAGGAGATGCTCGACGTCTCGATCGACGACTTCGAGTTCATTCACGACATCAACTCGAAAGGTGTGTTCTGTGGGTGTCAGGTCGCAGGCCAGGCCATGAAAGACCGTGGCGAGGGAGGGGTGATCATCAACACGGCCTCCATCAGTTCGACACACGCCCAGAAAAACCAGGTGCCGTACGATTCGACGAAGGGAGCCATTCGGATGATCACGCGGGGGGCGGCGCTCGAGTTCGCTGAACACGACGTCCGCGTCAACGCCGTCGCGCCCGGACACATCGCGACCGAGTTCGGCGCCGGCGCCGAAAAGAAGGAACAAGCGGTTGTGGCCGACGATCTCGTCAAACCGATTCCATTGGATCGCCCCGGCTACCCGGAGGACGTCGCGCCGGCAGTCCTCTTTCTCGCGAGCGATCAGGCCGGGTACGTGACCGGCGAGACGATGTACGTCGACGGCGGCTGGCAGGTCTTCTGA